The Panicum virgatum strain AP13 chromosome 3N, P.virgatum_v5, whole genome shotgun sequence genome includes the window ACATTGTCATCGAACCGTTCTTCCGCCGCGCGCAGTCGCCCGACTAGTTCATCCACCGACAGCTTCTTGAGATTGACGAACATCTCAATGGAAACCACTACTTGCGTGAACCGGGGAGGTGCCACGCGTAGGAATTTCTTGTCGACACGATCATCGTCAATCAATTCACCAAGAGTCTTGAGATGGCCGACGAGGTTTGTGATCCGCATGCCGAACTCCTCGACGGTCTCCCCATCCTTGAATGCGAGGTTCTCAAACTCGCACATCAGCTTCTGGGCATTGACCTCCTTGACTCGATCCACACCAACCCGCATCAACTTCACTGCCTCCCACGCCTCCTTCACCGTCTTCTTGCCACCGAGCGACTGCCACATCTCCTTCGGGACAGAGCACAAGAGCGCACTCATGGCTTGTCGATCTTGCGCGCGCTTGGGGTTGGAGCCTGGGTCAATCACCTCCCAAATCTCCAACGCCTCGTAGTTGCATTGCATCAGCATAGCCCACTCGGCATAATTGTCACGAGTGAGCATGGGCCACATGAGCGAGCTctccttcacgccgccgccaaCAGAACTCGGCCCGTCGCCCATGGTGGTCGGTGATGGTGACCTCTGCGAGATGgcgagtttctttcttggtggCTCTCTCGGTGGACTCACTGATCCCTCGTATTGCATAAACTCGATGTtagaataacttccttttgaactatcacgtggaggggccttttgtccgggttggtaacaccaaccgggacaaaagatgccttttgtcccgggtggtgccaccaaccgggacaaaagggtcacctttagtccgggttggtgttaccaaccgggacaaaagggttagcctttttttgtcccgggtggtaccaccaaccgggacagttttgtcccggttggtagctccacccgggacaaaagacccctatccccccgctggcccggctagccgttggacccggaacaaaagccaccttttgtcccgggcccaaaggcagccgggacaaatgggctggaacaaaggcctgttctgtagtagtgatcgTCATTATTTACAAATATATTAAGTTAAATAAGTAATTACCATATCTAAAATCTCTCCAGGCCACTATGTTTTCTCACGGCCCAGGAACTCCCCACAAGCCAAGCCCAACAGCTCTTCTATCCTCCCAAGCGAGCAGGTCTTATTCTTTCCGTAGCTCACGGTCTCACCTCCACTCATCCAGGCTTATCTTCTTCCTTCAACGAGACACGAGCTCGGCAGCGATGACAACGCTGAGGTGCACCCTCGGCAGCCGCGCAAGGCCAtgccggtggcggcggacggcgacgaCATGTACAAGACGGTCAACTCGGTCTACTTCGACGCTGCCGACTCCTacagcttcttcttcttcgacgacgacgactccaTCGGGGGCGGCTGGGAGGCGGGTGGTGACGCGACGCTGGATGACCTGGACCTGCACGACGGGAGCATCTCCACGACCACTGCGTCGGAGTGGTCGGAGCCTCGGAGGCTGTCATCCGCAGCCTCGGACGAACCTCCACCGACCGCTTCTTCTTCAATGCGGGCTCCACGGCGCCGACGTCCAACACCCCCATGAGCTCGGAGCCCCGGCGCCGGCAacctccccttccccctccGTGTTGGCGCTGCCGGtccccgacggcgacggctTCCCGGCGTGGGCGCGCCTGTCACGGAGTGCAGGGTGTGGCTTGGGGTCGTCTCGGCGTCACGGGCACTCCGTAGTCAGACGCCGCGGCGTGCCTACGCGCGGCAGAGATTTTGGACGGGTATTATGGGCGGGTAGAAGATCACGTGGTGACAAAAATCTCTACTCCTATAATGCAGCAGTAGTTCGTGCGTCGCCTCCTCCCCGCACCCCGCCGCGTGGGCCGAACGCAGCCCACTCCCGGCCCACACAGCCGGTCGCTCGCCTCCTCGGCTGTCGCCCCCCGCTTCTCGCTCTCCCTCGCGCCGACGCCTCGCGCGGTCGCCCCTCGCCTGccacgccgccctcgccgtccctcgctgtgccgcgccgccgcctcgcccctcacccgccgcgccgcccctcgccgtcccTCGCCTCGGATCTGAACCGCTCCTCGCGCTCGCCGACGCCTTACCACTCCCGCGCCCCGCCGTACCTCGCCCACCGCGCAGTGGCTCGCCGTCCCTCTCCGGCCGGGATTCGACCACCATGGCACGGATCCGGTACGAGGAGGCTGCTGGCGCCAGCTCCTGCGCCAGCGCCCGCTCCCGCGCCAGCGCCCGCTCCCGCGCCAGTTACAGCTCCCCCACCAAACGTCACCCCCCCACGTTGTTGGCAACCGCCTTGACCGTGAGCCACGACCGAGCGCACCCGCGAGCCGCGACAAGCCGCAGCTCTACTCAGTGTTGCCATGCTCCTCCGTCGCACACACGAAAGGTGCAGTTCCTCTCTTGCTTCTGTTCTCGTTCCCCCTCCCATGGTGGCGGCAGCTAATGCTTTGTTCCTGTTTATTCTTGATAGTCGTTCATCGGTGTGTCGCCTGCCCTCTTGGGATTGCCTGCTGCATTGAGAAGGTTACATCCAGGTGCCCCAGTTTCCCTGTCGCTTCTGTTCTGGTTCCCTCTCTCATGGTGGCGGCAGCTAATGCTTTGTTCTCTGTTGATTCTTGATAGTGTGGTGCTTCGTTCATCGGTGTGTCCTCTTGTGATTGCCTGCTGCGTTGAGAAGCTAACATCCAGGTGCCCAGTTTCTCTGTTTCCTTGCTTAATTGATCCTGTGTGCATGCTATGATGTATACAAAAGCTCAGTTTCTCTGCTTGCTTGCTTAATTGATCCTGGTGTTAATTGGGTAGTCAGTAATACGTGACTGCAATAAGCTCAGTTTCTCTGCTTGCATATTGCCTGAATGCTTTGTCCAATATTAACTGTGTGAAATGCATGATTCTTGATGTTAAATGCCAGCATTAGTTCCGTTTTTCGACCTGCAATGAACTAGCTGCATGTAGTGTATGTTTAAGGTTAGTTCACACCTAATGTCATACAATATACCAAAATCGGTGAAACACCTGCTTCACCCCATTTTATATTTAGTTTAATGGCACCACTTCGCCTTGGTGGAAGTAAGAGGACATATGCGGAGTATGCGGAGCCAAATCCAGCAACGGATTGGTGAGTTTAGTTACACTAATCAGAACACCTAagatacacacatatatatagcaaCCTAAAACGTGTGTCGCTTACAGCTTAAAGTTGTTCGATGATGTTGATGATTCTCGAGGTCTACCTCAGACTTGGACTATAATTGTAAGGATAGATGTTAAATTCCCTATGGAGCCTAGGTATCATGATAAGCAACACTTCATCCTTGTCGACACCACTATAAGTCACTACAAAGGCTAAAAATAAATTGTATCATTAAGTCGTTTTAGGCATAGTTATCTCGCTCACTTCTCCTGTACTGGGTAACTCTATAGGGTTCCAAAATTGAAGCAATTTCATATGGCAATAACGTCCATCGATTTGACACACTACTTCAGCAAGGATGCAAGTACATTTTGAAAGATGTAGTTTTTGGGCCAAACTGGGGGGACCTTGAATTCAGAAATATTGGGCATCGGTTTGAGGTGACATTGACCAGAAAAACTCGTGTTGAGCCATACACCTTCCGACTTCAGTTCCCTCCCTGCCCAAAGCATCTTATGCCATTTCATGAAGTGATCCGACAACCCAACAAGACATTTGTAGGTACTGCTCCTAACCTACTTTGTTGTAATGGCTCTACAAATATCTTAATATCCATAGTCTTTAAGTTGATAAATTACTAAATGTTTCAGATGTTATGGGAATAGTTGTCCATATGGAGCCATTGGAGCATGTGGGCAATAGGCTATATAGAGAGGTTGTGTTAATGGATGCAAGGTATGCATTCAAATCGGTACTACAACAATATGTTATATATTCACACCTCACCACTAAACGGTCTTAATTAATATGCTAAATTTCTAGGTGGCACCTTATTATTGTTGGGATTTGGAGTGACCTCTTCTGCCGGAATTTTCAACGATGGTACAAAGCTAGAGATGAAAAGGAAATTATAATTGCCACTATGCTGCGACGAAACTCTACACACAGTAATTCCTGATCAAATATACCTCTACCTGATCAAATATACCTCAGTCATATCTTCAATTTAACTAACCCTACCCTAACCCTACCCTATTTAACCAACAGGATGCTTGGAGAGCTCAGACCACACATCACTGGACTTCAACCCAAGACATCACACATGGCATCAACTAGCAAGTGAGAAACTGCTACATCCTAAGCTAAATAACAGTTTCATCTGTTAATGCACACATATAGACTAAAACAATATATCTTGTaaattgcagctgttcggcgaATAATGATGGAAAGGCAGAATCTTCGCTTCGTTAACAGATATCTTGAAGCAAGATGGGCATACTTGGCGACCGTGTTACCACACTGATCGATATGGGAATCAAGGAAAATTAGATGTAGGGTCATTAGGAAGTGTTTCTAGATTGTTTGTCACTAGACTATTTATCACTGCTATGTTTTCGAAATTTGTATTAATGTTACCAGAAGAAGACTACATTTCCAATACATTCATGGTTGTGCTATTCAAAAGTGTTTAGTTGAGTGGACAATATACTATGATAGTATATTTTGGTTATCATGTGTTGAATACAAGAAGAGCGAGGCAGGCATCA containing:
- the LOC120666250 gene encoding uncharacterized protein LOC120666250 produces the protein MAPLRLGGSKRTYAEYAEPNPATDCLKLFDDVDDSRGLPQTWTIIVRIDVKFPMEPRYHDKQHFILVDTTGSKIEAISYGNNVHRFDTLLQQGCKYILKDVVFGPNWGDLEFRNIGHRFEVTLTRKTRVEPYTFRLQFPPCPKHLMPFHEVIRQPNKTFVDVMGIVVHMEPLEHVGNRLYREVVLMDARWHLIIVGIWSDLFCRNFQRWYKARDEKEIIIATMLRRNSTHRCLESSDHTSLDFNPRHHTWHQLATVRRIMMERQNLRFVNRYLEARWAYLATVLPH